Below is a window of Theropithecus gelada isolate Dixy chromosome 15, Tgel_1.0, whole genome shotgun sequence DNA.
AAGTCTCAGAAAGAGGTTGGTTCTCCTGCATATGGGGTAGGACGTGCTCTACCACCCATCCAGAATAAGAAGATAGCTTGGGAAGAGACATACATTCTTCTAAAACATCCTAGAGAGGAGAAGAGGGTTAAGCTCAACTTGCATGTCAACTGATCTCAGTATAATCCACTACATGCCTTACTGAACATCTAAGAAggcctaaataaataaacagcaaagACCCAAAGTAATGTATTAACAATCAGATGAAAAGAAAGTACAGTGGTTTCTTGATAATGACCTTGACTACTATCCTTCTAATGAAAATCAGACTAAATAACTTGTTAACTACAGAAAAAGGGACAATGCACAGATTGCCATTAAAGTGTACGTGAAAACAATCTAAAGCACTGAACAGAACACAAGAGGAATTCTGAAGTAAGCTACTGTATACACAATCAGTAGAATGTCAGTCACTTAATAATGGGGGTAAGTTCTGAGAAACATGGTGTTAGGTGAtcttgtcattgtgtgaacatggTAAagcatacttacacaaacctagatgtatatattttttcatttttgaaattaattacttttgagacagggtctcactgttacccaggctggagtgcagtgacccaattATGGCTCCCTGTagcctgacctcctgggctcaagctatcctcccacctcgaccagtctccccagcagctgagagtacaggcatgcgcTAATATattcagctaattattttttcattttttgtagagatggagtcttggtatgttgcccaggctggtcctttttttttttttttgagatggagtttcgctcctgttgctcaggctggagtgcaatggcacgatcgtggctcaccgcaacctccgcctcccctgcctcccaggttcaagtgattctcctgcctcagcctcctgagtagctgggattacagacacacaccaccatgcctggctaattttgtacttttagaagatacagggtttttccatgttggtcaggctggtctcgaactcttgacctcaggaaatccgcctgcctcggcctcccaaagtactgggattacaggcgtgagccaccctgcgcccagccatttttttttttttttttttttttgagatggagtcttgctctttcacccaggctggagtgcagtggcacgatctcagctcattgccacctccaccgcccaggttcaagcaattctcctgtttcagcctcccaagcagttgggattactagcacccaccaccacacccagctaatttttgtattattacaaaaattagaggcggggtttcatcacattggccaggctggtcttgaactcctgacctcaggtgatctgcccacctcagcctcccaaagtgctgggattacaggcgtgagccaccacgcccagccattctttttttttgagacagggtctcattctgtttcccaggctggagtgcagtggcacgatcacggatCATGCAGCCTCAAATTTCATGCTCAGgtaatactcccacctcagcctctcaaggagcagggactataggcacccaccaccacacctggttttttttttttttttttttgagatggagtttcgctcttgttgcccaggctggagtgcaacggtgcaatctcggctcaccacaacctccgcctcccaggttcaagcgattctcctatctcagcctcccaagtagctgggattacaggcatgcgctaccatgcccagctaattttgtatttttagtagagacggggtttctccatgttggtcaggctggtctccaactcctgacctcaggtgatccgccctcctcggcctcccaaagtgctgggattacaggcatgagccaccacacccggcacacctggttaattttttttgtattttttgtagtggtgaggtttctccacgttgcccaggctggtctcgaacttctgggctcaagtgatctgcccaccttggcttaccaaagtgctgggactgcaggtttgagacaccaagcctggcccagcttgaactggcctcaagcaatcgtcccgcctcagcctcccaaagtgttgggattatgggcatgagtcaccacatccagcctaataatttttttaaaaatggaaatagatatggatatgtgtgtatacatccTTAGTAGTAATAATGATCATATCTAGTACCAGATCTTggtttgtaaatataattttaaatcaaaggAAACCAGGGGTCTCTGCAGAAAAGGTAGTTCCAGAGTTGGAGGTAGAAAAATataagatgagcctggaacatctttGTATGAGAAAATAAGTACTGATTACGtatgatataataaataaatgaaaaaaccaGAGTAGTTGGGAGATTGCTACAACGAGCTAAAGTAAACTGATTGAGCAAATAAGTAAACATATTGAGAATAACAGAAGCCAAACTTCTCACTGCTAGGTAACATATTTACAAAGATGGATGGGGTAAGATTAGATAGAAAGAAATGTGAAGTGCTGGGTTGGAAGTGGCATTTATCAGCATGAAGTCAtggttttataatatatatgtacacagaaATAGttatagataatacataaatgtGTATGTGGTGATATGTGTACATATTCAGAGATGTATTATTTCCTAGCTCTATCTACTGAGAAGGCCTAGAAGCAATGGTACCCAATCAAGAATCTCAACATACTAAACTCCCAGAACTTGGTCTATAAATACAGCACCACCCTCCACTTCAAAAGAATCAGCCTCTTTGGAGAAATAGCTGATTCCAGGGTTGAGACAGGGAAACTTGCACCTGGGACACCTTTTTGTgccaaaaagtaaagaaatgtcAATGAAAGATGGAAACATGTCAAAGGAACACAGGAGCCAACTTAATGAGTCGCCCAGTAGCCAAATCtgggacatttttctttttaattcttatgAATACATAATCGTTGTACATATTTACaacgttactttttttttttgaggcacagtctcactctgttgcccaggcttgagtgcagcagcacaatctcggctcactgcaatctctgcctcccgggttcaagcaattcttatgcctcagtctctggagtagctgggattacaggcatgcaccaccatgctcggctaatttttttattttcagtagagatggggtttcaccatgttggctacgctggtctcgaactcttgacctcaagtgatccatccccctcggcctcccaaagtgctaggattacgggcctgagccaccacgcccagccttgcctgtgatattttgatacaagcttACAAAATCtgggatatttaaaataaaataaataataaaagtaatggattacaactcactgaataaaacagaaatccaTGAGTCCATACCAATATAACtaaacaacagagaaaagaaagcatctCCTGACGGTGGAACGCCAACTAACAAATGCAGAAGGAATAGTGGATAGAAAGAAACAGGATCTGGCAACGTCATAGAGGTGATCGATTCATGTGGAAAACATCAATGAATGCTAAAGCCATGGAGGATGAAGGTTTGCCCAGAAAAAGGATACTGGTGTAATCTCCACAATACTTACCAACAATTACTAAGGGGAAAATGACGAATTTAAACGGAAAGACCAGGCAGATAACAACGTAACCAGGTGATCAAGATTAGCATCACCAGTGTTGGGATGGGTTGACATCTGTGTGCCTCCTGAGAAAGCCATGGCATCATTTCTGTAGTATTCCTGCCAAGACTGCTTAACCTTGGTCTGGTGGTTTTAAAGCACCTATGCTGgcagtcaacctacagaatgtaaggtctgtatttttcaaaactgtCAACAACATAAAAGACAGGAGAATATTTTAGGATTGTTTCCCAAGAAGTCTGAGGATGCAGAACAACGTCTTATCTGTAGCTAACTAGCAGCGACTCGGGAATGGGAGCTCTGCCTTAACTCTCCGCATCCCTCCACTTCTAGTGTAGAGCTTTGCAAACACTAGGTACAGTGACCACGCCCCCATTCACTTTCCAGGTCTGCCAAATCAATCTAGAAATTTGGTTATTTCACTGGCAGCAACGGATTAGGTCGTGTCAATCGTTCGTCGCAAAATCTAGAGCTCCCAGCACATGAGACACGCAGTAAGTTAACTGAGCCTGGGCCAAGATTGCTTTGACAACAGCAGAGCGGAGAAGGCGCCCAACTGGCGGAGGGTAGCAATGAAGCCTTCAGAGCGCGGGGCACCTGTGAAGTCAGGGGAGCTCCCCGAAACGCTAAAATAGGCTGGAGAGGACAGAAACCCCAGGACAGAAGGATGTacacacagaagtcaagaaataaatGCAGGTTGTTAGGCTGCACGGGTTCCCGGAAGCAGAACGTGCCAAGGGCTAGGGAGAAGAAGGGTTCGGTCGCGAGCGGCCGGAAGGGCCTACGTCCTCCGAGGCCACCGCTCACCTCGCCCCGCAGCAGCCAGTCGCGGTAGTAGCAAAGGCGACCTTTGTCGGAACTGCGTAGAGCCTGCAAGGTCTCCCAGCAGCGACCCTCAGACGGCATGGTAGGACCCGGGGCAGCTTCTCTGAGGCGCCGCTTCTGACCAAACAAGCCCTCGAATCAGCCGCCGGGAAGGCCGCTCAGGCTTCCGCTTCCGGGGCGCGAGCGCAACACAGCCCCGCCCCTAACGGCTGCGTGCCCCGCCTCCGGCAACGCTCCCGCCCTCCCGCCAGTGCGCCTGCGCGCAGGAATTGCCTGTGACTGCAAGTTCTGCGGAGGTAAGCACCAGCTCCCAATCCCCAGGGCTGCAGAAAATTGGTATGTGCCTTGAGAATGTGCAGAAActggaatcctcatacactgctcatgggaatgtaaaatgaagcACCTgctgtggaagacagtctggcagttcctcaaaaggttaaacaattaccatttgacccagcaattctcctaggtaaatatatgtataaaaaaataCACCAAAGAAATGAAACCTATGCATATACAAAAACTTGTCCATGAACGTTCACAAGCagtgttattcataatagccaaaaagtgaaagcaacccaaatgtccatccattggtgaatggataaataaaatatagtactaTGTGTGCAGTTCCCGAGTTCCCCGCTTTCTGTGCACTGACCAAGTATCAGAGTGCCTTGATCGCCCTGAGACTCAGCCAGTTGCAAGTTTTTTCCTGCAGACTTGCAACCAAATACGGACCTTGCATATCCCCAGGCACTAACAAGGATATCTAAGTTGTTGCCCAAAACGCTGAAACTGACCCCTGCCTTTAGCCAAATTCCATAAACCCTCATATAAACTCACACCCTGACCCCTCGCTGGGGATGTACCTAGGTGAAACACCTCTTCTCTCTCGCTATCCGTCGCGAGAATTGCTGCAGCCCACTCTGTAAGTTTCCCTAATAAATGTTTTGGGTTTAGtgcttcttttttgagacagtcttgctggagtagtggctccatctcggctcactgcaagctccgcctcctgggttcaagcgattctcctgcctcagcctcccgtgtagctgggactacaggtgcctgccaccatgcccagctaatttttgtatttttagcagagatggggttcaccacgttggtcaggctggtgtcgaactcctgacctcagctgatccacccacctcgacctcccaaagcaccgggattacaggcatgagtcactgcgccggGCCATAGTGCTTCTTTGGAATCCCGACCAGCCCTGTTTGGCAGGAGGAAACACTATCTACATAATGGAATGTTATTTGACcataaaaataaagtactgatGATACACTGAAACATCAATcttgaaagcattatgctgaGAGAAGCCAGTCATGAATGGTCACATGTTGGacaattccatttatgtgaaatgtccagaagagacAAATCTATAGAGCGAGAGAAGCTTTATGACTAGTTCccaggggctgtgggaggggaatggggactgactgctaatgggtatggggtttctttttgggagtGATGAAATTGGttggctggtcgcggtggctcacgcctgtaattccagcactttggaaggcccaggcaggtggatcacctgaggtcatgcgtttgagacgagcctgggcaacatggcaaaaccctgtctctacaaaaaattacaaaaattagccgggcacagtgccatgcacctatagtcccagaggctgatgcaggaggatcccttgaacctgggagacagaggctgtagtgagccaagatggtgccactgcactgcagcctgggtgacagagcaagactccatttcgaaaaaagaaaaaactaggtctagaattagataatggtgatggctgcacaacttgGTGAATATACTAcaaaccactgaattatatatatactttatattttcgagacagaatcttaccacgttgcccaggcaagagtacagtggcatgatcttggatcactgcaacctccacttcctgggttcaagtgattctcctgcttcagcctctcaagtagctgggactacaggtgtccaccaccactcccggctagtttttgtatttttagtagagacagggtttcaccatgttggccaggctggtctcaaactcctgacctcaggtgatccacccacctcagcctcccaaagtgctgggattacaggtgtgagtgaccatgcctagcctatatatacactttaaaagggtgaactctaggccaggtatagtggctcatgctcataatcccagcagtttgggaggccaaggtaagattgcttgagcccaggagtttgagaccaacctgggcaacatgatgagacctgcctctaccaaaaaaaaaatccaaaattagccaggcatggtggtgtgcacctgtggtcccagctactcagaaggctgaggcaggaggatcccttaaacccaggaggttgaggctgtagtgagccatgattatgccactgcaccagcttggatgacagagggagaccctgtttcaaaaaaataaaaggagtgaattttatgtgaattatatctcaataaaaatagaatgagtCACAGTTGTCCAGAGATGGCTCTAACTGGGACCCCAGACTTTCTGACCCTTCCATTGTCCACCACCTCGTGAGATCTCAGTGTGAGGTAGGAAAGATTCTCTCTGGAGTATGAGCAATgtgaacatttttcattttctgagttttttaaaattccctgggcttcttgtaataaaaatatttaaaaagaaaaattgttggaAGAGTCCCAGCAAGGGACTCCAAGAGAGGTGTTGCTCACACTAGAGTTACAGAGCAGTGCCCTGCACTGGGGTTTTCTTTAGTTTGCCAAAAACAATAATGAgttatacagatatatatacatgttGGTGGAAGTCTGTCAATTGTCCTTTCTTGGGAAGGCCTTTCACCTATTATAAGTTCATGTCCATTTACGTTAAGAGTGTGAAAATGAGCTTGGTTTTTTGGCAACGGTAGCTAGAATTACCTTCGTTGGAAAATCTGAAAGCTGGAAACTATAAATATCCTCAAAATTTGGTGGAGAAAAGAGATTTCTGGTCTTTGAAATCCAGATGCCTAGGTGGATTCAAGAACAcagagaaggctgggtgcagtgggtcacacctctaatcccagcactttggggggccaaaggGAAacgttcacttgagcccaggaattcaagaccaacctgggcaatgtggtgacatctgtctctacaaaaaatggtaaaattagttgggcatggtggcatacacttaTGCtctcagctactgtggaggctgaggtggaaggattgctcgagctaaggaagtcaaggctgcagtgagccatgttcctgccattgcactcagcatgggtgacagagaccctgtctccagaagaaaaaagaacacagaagaaaTTCTCTAGAGTTGAGTTAGAGTGGCTGAGAGGTGAGAAGACTGGACCAGCTAGGCTAATACTAGCTAGAATCAGAAGGGCAGAGGTTAGCACGGTACGAACAAAAATGGTGAACAAAAATGGCCCAGATTCTTATTCAGAAAccaattcacattttaaaaatatatactgtacATTATCCCATCCTCTTCCTAACAGCTGAAGTGATCTACCCTAAAACACCAAGCAATCCTTCTTACAGTTTGTTCCCTCCTGACAGTTCACTGATTATAATGTGAAAGCAACAACCTGagctaaaatgaaatgaaagcccGATGTTTCAGGCACCAAGTACCTTAAAAATGTCTGCTGGCTCTCCTGCAGCATTTTACTTAATCATTTTTTAGACGAGGGATGAGGAGTGGTTAGGTAAAGGAAATCATCAAATGGAGCCTTAAATAACTGATTATAAAAGCTTTTTGTAAAATCACAcaaatatttcaagaataaatGCATTCTGGAGATACAAACcaggcaaaaagaaacaaaaatcaatgaaattggcATTACACTTGTAAAAGGCCAAATAGACACAAGCCCTCGAGGGTCTGTTTTGAAGTGCTTGGGGGCAAGTGGCCTCAAAGAAACTTGGGAGTGAGAGGTTTGCACTGAGCTTGGGAAGGGAGCCTTGGGAAAACACCCCACTTgtgaaatcaggaaaaaaaaaaaaaagcaagtgatgGTGCTCACAGCCCAGGACGACCTCCTGCTGGTTTAGGTCAGAGAAAACCTGAGAGAGAGATTCCTAAAACAATGAGGGTTGTAAGGGGACTGGTGGAAAAAATCCAGTGGAAATATTTTCTCAGGAAAGACGGGAGCAAAGTCATGGTAAGTTAAAATCCGGTACCCTAATGTAGTAGTAAACTTAAGGCCTGTTGAGGAGATTTTAAAACTTCCATCAGGTGACTGTATCAGGGAGGAGAAAACCAAGTGCTTCCTGCTTTACCTTCTGCTGCTTCTGGGACTTTTCTAGAGCTAGTACCTAAGGACAAGACCCTGAACCCATTTTATCACTGGGAGAGGAAAACCACCAGGCTTCCCAGCTATGGCTTGGCAACTCCGGAGTTCCCGCGGCTTCCGTCAGGGCTCCAGGCCCTGATAGGTGGCCTCAGGCAGGAGGAGATCGGGAGCGGATGGGAGAGCTGGTCAGGAAGGTGGTATAGGGACCATCCCCAAACACGTTGGCGTATGATGATTTGAGGAACTGGACGTAGTTCTGCATGCTGCGGTTGGTGCTCTCGGACTGCTCCAGGCGATCTTTCAGGTCTTGCAGCCGGCTCTGGTAGCGGCGATCCGCCTATGAGGAGAAACACAGCATGGGTCTGCTGTGCAGTGTCCAAAATAGAAGTCCATGGAGACATAGGGACTTTCTTAGGAGTTGccagggggttgggggaggcgAGTGCAGAGTGACTtctaatgggtatggggtttctttctgaaaatattctAAGGCCAGACACAGtacctcatgcctataatcccaacacttcaggaggccaggaCAGAAtcatcacctgagcctgggagtttaagaccagcatggggccgggcgtggtggctcacgcctgtaatcccagcactttgggaggccaaggtgggcagatcacaaggtcaggagatcgagaccatcctggctaacacggtgaaaccccatctctactaaaaatacaaaaaattagccgggcgtggtggcacatgcctgtagtcccagctactcgggaggctgaggcaggagaatggcgtgaacccagaaggcggagtttgcagtgagccgagattgtgccatggcactgccactgcactccagcctgggtgagagtgagactccatctcaaaaaaaaaaaaaaNNNNNNNNNNNNNNNNNNNNNNNNNNNNNNNNNNNNNNNNNNNNNNNNNNNNNNNNNNNNNNNNNNNNNNNNNNNNNNNNNNNNNNNNNNNNNNNNNNNNNNNNNNNNNNNNNNNNNNNNNNNNNNNNNNNNNNNNNNNNNNNNNNNNNNNNNNNNNNNNNNNNNNNNNNNNNNNNNNNNNNNNNNNNNNNNNNNNNNNNNNNNNNNNNNNNNNNNNNNNNNNNNNNNNNNNNNNNNNNNNNNNNNNNNNNNNNNNNNNNNNNNNNNNNNNNNNNNNNNNNNNNNNNNNNNNNNNNNNNNNNNNaaaaaaaaaaaaaaaaaaaaaaaaaatatatataaaaattagctgggtgtgatggtgtgtgcctatagtcctagctactcaggaggctggggtgggaggactgcttgatcccagaagtttggagctgcagtgagctatgacagcaccacggcactctagcctgggtgacagagtgaaacttgatctaaaaaaaagaaaagaggccaggcgcggtggctcaagcctgtaatcccagcactttgggaggccgagacgggcggatcacgaggtcaggagatcgagaccatcctggctaacacggtgaaaccccgtctctactaaaaattacaaaaaactagccgggcgaggtggcgggcgcctgtagtcccagctactcgggaggctgaggcaggagaatggcatgaacccgggaggcggagcttgcagtgagccgagatccggccactgcactccagcctgggtgacaaagcaagactccgtctcaaaaaaaaaaaaaaaaaaagaaaagagtctgggtgcagtggttcacgcctgtaatcccagcactttgggaggccaaggtgggcagatcatttgagattacgagttgaagaccagcctggccaacatggcgaaaccccatctctactaaaaatacacacaaaaaagtagccagggatggtggcacatgcttgtaatcccagctactcgggagtctgagggtggggtggggatcaTATGAACcaaggaggtgcaggttgcagtgagccgagatcataccactgcactccagcctgcgtgacacatggagactctgtctctaaataaataaatatctaccCAGGATATCCTGAAGGGATAGGAAAGTGAttggagaaaaatgaaaccatGTCATATTcacaaaaacagtaacaacaaaacacCTTGGCCCACAGAAGCTAGCTTTGCTGCCCACTCTCCTAGCCCGGCCCACCAGCCTGACTCACATCGTCACGGCTCCGCCGCAGCTGGCTCAGTTCAGTTTTGGTTCTGCTCAGCTGAGTCTCAAGGTCCAGGATTTTGTTCTGGGCTGCTCGCTCCTTGGACAGCGCGTGCTCCTTGGTTTGTTCCACCTGCACATTCAAAGGCCCAGACATGAGGCTGGTTTACTGGACATGGGGAACACTTGGCAAAGAGAAGGCTGGGCCCTTCCCACTATCTGGTCTCGCAGACAGCACTTGCACATCATTGTGGACTGTGTTCTCTAGAACGTTGGGGCAGGAACTAACTACGGGGACTATGCGTGCCACCCAGCTTTGCCTGCCCTTTTCCAATGCTCCAGGAGTCACCACCTAAGATGTGGTAAGCCTATGTGAGGCTCAAGAGGGTAGTGAGTAAATGAGCAATCATCAGATATCAAGCACTGAGCCCTCTACAGTGAAAATGTGATCCTTACAACTAATTCATGAAGCGGGTACAACTGTGtgcccatttttcagatggaaaAATAGGCTGAGAGGTtaggtgatttgcccaaggtcacagagctaatcACTCATGAAATCGGGACTGACCTGCCTCCTCGCATCTTCAATGGCGCTCTCCAACTGCCTTGCCAGGGTCCCACATTCGCGTGTTTTCTCCTCCAGCCGCAGCTGAGACTGGTGGATTGCCTCCTCCCTCTTGGCAATCACCTGTAGGAACTCGATATTCTGGGCACTGGTCGCCTCCAGTTTCCTAGGTGGAAGCACTCAGTCAGATCCTGGGCATACCCCAACCTGTCATGTTCCACCCCGCCAGGGGGCTGCCAGCCTCTCCTGGACTGGGGATCTCATCATGCCAAGAATCTCCAAGGAGCCACAGGAATAAGCCAAAGAAATCTGTAGATCAGCAAGGTGGCCAAAGGACTGTGCAGCTGGAGCAACTGGTTAGAGAACAGAGTGAAGGGTGGGAACGCAAGCAGAGACTGACCGTGGACTGTGTTAAGTGTGGATAGCATCACATGGAACACAGCAACTTGCAGCTCAGAAAAATGGCACCACTATTATCCCCACTTTAGAGATGAAGAGACCGAGCCTCAGAGAGGGGAATTCATTGGCCTGAATTCAGCACAGCTGGCAAGTCTGTAACCAAAACCCAAGCCCTCAACTTCTGCTGTTCACTGCTGCCTCCCACAGCAAAGGGACTTCAGCTACACCACTCAACATCTT
It encodes the following:
- the GLE1 gene encoding nucleoporin GLE1; translation: MPSEGRCWETLQALRSSDKGRLCYYRDWLLRGEDVLEECMSLPKLSSYSGWVVEHVLPHMQENQPLSETLPSSASASALDQPSFVPKSPDTSSAFSPASPATPDGTKVRL